One window from the genome of Spirosoma rhododendri encodes:
- a CDS encoding cation:proton antiporter produces MAFFDLFTILLVIAAAFAYLNTRLLKLPGAIGVMAVSLAFSALLLVFNSLIPDAFATIREAIAGIDFYKLLFNVMLSLLLFAGAFHTDASKLRVERRSVMLFAFVGVLISTGLVGTALYYAADGLGYELPYTLCLLFGALISPTDPVAVLGILARFDLPEQIKTNIVGESLFNDGVGVVIFATLYQLVESGSTHLDPGKTLLFFLEEAGGGVLLGLAIGYGMYWLLRSVNEYQTEVLITVAGVMGGYLMARHLHVSGPLAMVVAGLLVGDQAREDALSHTTEEYLDKFWELIDSILNALLFVLIGLELLVIPFERAYLMLSLLAVLITLLARYLSILIPVSLARRWIDLGPEAPVMLTWGGLRGGLSIAMALSIDNTIPHKDIIVTITYAVVLFSVLGQGLTMERLIRRLYP; encoded by the coding sequence ATGGCTTTTTTTGATCTGTTTACTATTCTCCTCGTCATAGCCGCTGCGTTTGCCTACCTCAACACCCGTCTGCTGAAACTCCCCGGCGCTATTGGGGTAATGGCCGTTTCGCTGGCTTTTTCGGCCTTGCTGCTGGTATTCAATTCGCTGATTCCCGACGCCTTCGCGACAATACGGGAAGCAATCGCCGGTATCGACTTCTACAAACTTCTGTTCAATGTGATGCTGAGCCTGCTGCTGTTTGCCGGGGCATTCCATACCGATGCATCGAAACTGCGGGTCGAACGGCGGTCGGTCATGTTGTTTGCGTTTGTAGGCGTACTCATCAGCACGGGACTGGTTGGTACGGCCCTGTACTACGCGGCCGACGGGCTGGGCTACGAGCTGCCTTACACGCTATGCCTGCTGTTTGGCGCGCTGATTTCACCCACCGACCCGGTGGCGGTGCTGGGTATTCTGGCCCGCTTTGATCTGCCCGAACAGATAAAGACAAACATCGTCGGCGAATCGCTCTTCAACGACGGCGTGGGGGTTGTGATATTCGCGACGCTCTACCAGCTGGTCGAGTCGGGATCGACGCATCTTGACCCCGGCAAAACACTGCTGTTTTTTTTGGAAGAAGCGGGTGGCGGAGTGCTGCTGGGACTGGCAATCGGCTACGGTATGTACTGGCTGCTGCGCTCGGTAAACGAATACCAGACGGAGGTGCTCATCACGGTGGCCGGCGTCATGGGCGGTTACCTAATGGCTCGGCATCTGCACGTGTCGGGACCGCTGGCCATGGTGGTGGCGGGGCTGCTGGTGGGCGATCAGGCCCGCGAAGATGCGCTGAGCCACACCACTGAAGAGTACCTCGACAAGTTCTGGGAGCTAATCGACAGCATACTTAACGCCCTGCTGTTCGTGCTGATCGGGCTGGAGCTGCTGGTTATTCCGTTTGAGCGGGCGTATCTGATGCTTTCACTGCTGGCCGTTCTAATCACGTTGCTTGCCCGTTATCTGTCTATCCTGATTCCGGTGTCGCTGGCCCGGCGCTGGATCGATCTGGGGCCGGAAGCCCCCGTCATGCTAACGTGGGGCGGGCTGCGCGGGGGGCTATCCATCGCCATGGCGCTCTCCATCGACAACACCATACCCCACAAAGATATCATCGTAACGATCACTTACGCCGTCGTGCTATTCTCCGTGCTCGGGCAGGGCCTGACCATGGAGCGACTCATCCGGCGGCTGTATCCGTAA
- a CDS encoding TIGR00341 family protein encodes MTPADKHSTTSPAPPGLWFAFRRFLHDRFSLDEDKDDEAAIIQSISRGIEFRGINLWTLIFAIFIASIGLNVNSTAVIIGAMLISPLMGPIMGIGLGVGINDLDMILRAMKNLAIAVLFSLITSTLYFLVSPLHVAQSELLARTSPSVWDTFIAFFGGLAGIVAGSRREKISNVVPGVAIATALMPPLCTAGYGVATGNLIYFAGAFYLFLINSVCISLSTFLIVRFLGYQQKPYPSAQVERRVRTTIWAAVVVAIVPSTYLGYQLVRKTIFEQNAKRFVDAEINSQSRQLIGYKARFNRKLPTLELTLVGESLPADSLAKLKASMPRYDLNNTNLVVKQGNFKDANVDVDAITSTITDQVIQYSQASIARKDQTIDSLRRQIERTNLSRLPVADLRDELKTLMPDIRTFTASRALLMTATSARPDTLLLVYARFSRPHSTAEKQRIENWLRSRTKSPRVKLIVE; translated from the coding sequence ATGACACCAGCCGACAAACACTCGACCACATCCCCTGCTCCACCAGGCCTGTGGTTTGCTTTCCGCCGGTTTCTACACGACCGGTTTAGTCTCGACGAAGACAAGGACGACGAGGCCGCTATCATCCAGTCGATCAGCCGGGGTATCGAGTTTCGGGGGATTAATCTCTGGACGCTGATCTTCGCTATTTTCATCGCATCCATCGGCCTGAACGTTAATTCCACGGCCGTCATCATCGGAGCCATGCTGATTTCCCCGCTGATGGGGCCGATCATGGGCATCGGGCTGGGCGTTGGCATCAACGACCTCGACATGATCCTGCGGGCTATGAAAAACCTGGCTATCGCCGTGCTGTTCAGCCTGATCACGTCGACGCTGTATTTCCTGGTCAGCCCGCTGCACGTTGCCCAGTCAGAGCTGCTGGCCCGCACCTCACCGTCCGTCTGGGATACGTTTATCGCGTTTTTCGGCGGTCTGGCGGGGATCGTGGCCGGTTCGCGCCGGGAAAAAATCAGCAACGTCGTGCCGGGTGTTGCCATCGCCACGGCCCTGATGCCTCCTCTCTGCACAGCGGGCTACGGCGTCGCAACCGGCAACCTGATCTATTTCGCCGGGGCATTTTATCTGTTTCTCATCAACAGCGTTTGTATCAGCCTGAGCACATTTCTGATCGTACGATTTTTGGGCTACCAGCAGAAGCCCTACCCCTCGGCGCAGGTCGAACGACGCGTCCGAACGACGATCTGGGCGGCCGTCGTCGTCGCCATCGTACCAAGTACGTACCTCGGCTATCAGCTTGTTCGGAAAACGATTTTCGAGCAGAACGCTAAACGCTTTGTCGATGCGGAAATCAACTCGCAGTCCCGGCAGCTAATCGGCTACAAGGCTCGGTTCAACCGCAAACTGCCAACCCTCGAACTAACCCTCGTCGGCGAGTCGCTCCCCGCCGATTCGCTGGCAAAGTTGAAGGCGTCGATGCCACGTTACGACCTCAACAACACAAATCTGGTGGTGAAACAGGGCAATTTTAAAGACGCTAACGTCGATGTCGACGCCATTACGTCGACCATTACCGATCAGGTTATTCAGTACAGTCAGGCGTCGATTGCCCGTAAAGACCAGACCATCGACTCGCTGCGCCGACAGATCGAGCGCACCAACCTGTCGCGGTTACCGGTTGCCGATCTGCGCGACGAACTCAAAACGTTAATGCCTGACATTCGGACATTTACGGCGTCCCGCGCCCTGCTCATGACGGCTACCAGCGCCCGCCCAGATACCCTGCTACTGGTCTATGCCCGGTTTAGCCGCCCTCATTCCACGGCCGAAAAACAGCGTATTGAAAACTGGCTGCGCAGCCGCACGAAAAGCCCACGGGTGAAGCTGATCGTTGAGTAA